A part of Deinococcus detaillensis genomic DNA contains:
- a CDS encoding M16 family metallopeptidase, with translation MRFLNLRTLTLSLLLLAPVAQAQSAAPTTPLTAAPTSQTAPLKLPAGVQFVTSVEGISEYRLTNGLKVLLAPTASNALMTLHVTYLVGSVNEGLGEGGMAHLLEHMLFKGTPTNKDIPALLRERGANANADTHAEYTDYHATLNATKANLDFLTGLEADRMVNSLIRPEDLASELKVVINEFDNGENNPGNLLFKATQQAAFEFHPIGRSVIGNRSEVISVPASSLKTFYQKYYQPDNAVVTLTGNFDPQYALERLGATFGKIAKPVRSASTTLTKDYTVEPPQSGERTVSIRRVGASPLLINSYHAPAETHPNNAALSMLAAVLSEQPDGRLYQKLVASKLAVGAGMNVDSYNVPGLTSFVVSLAPDGDVTKARAALQGVLDGIAKDPITDADVTRIKNQVIAYINRLSADPAATAEGIISGLPTGDWRTFFAQRDAFLAVTAADVNRMAQTYLKASNLTAGTFYPTLKPDLVTVPIAPSVAETLKNFKPRAAQAQGENLNTAPAALEARVERLTLPSGVKAAYLKKAVQGNRVLLSLNLDFGNEASESGVRTRDAAGYIDSLLLRGSENLSIQQLRDQLAKLNATLSISGGSTGLNLSVTSPPENLAAAMTLARTVLREPLWPESDFEDLKRGTLSNLESAKTEPNALASVALGRAFMPEGTKRGSRFYGRTFDERIEDQKALTLADVKAAYTKLWGLSSSAQLAVVGPLDKAVVESSVSQLLAGWTSGVPYQRLSSPLVIAKPQTLSIQVADKTGAVLRASQNFALKNTDPDYAPLLIAVQILGGDGLSSRLADRIRQKEGLSYSSGASISVDTDEALGSFDVSATASPKDLGKVETAIREEVARALKDGFTASEVSKVQAAIAQATAANRSDDGNLLGALASQLYYGQTFADSAQLDARIQAVTPASALAAFKKYVDPSKLVVVKAGSF, from the coding sequence ATGCGCTTTCTTAACCTCCGCACCCTGACCCTCTCTCTCCTTTTACTGGCCCCCGTAGCCCAAGCCCAAAGCGCCGCTCCAACCACGCCTCTCACTGCCGCGCCCACGAGCCAAACTGCGCCGCTCAAGCTTCCGGCGGGCGTGCAGTTCGTGACTTCTGTTGAGGGCATCAGCGAGTACAGGCTCACCAACGGCCTCAAAGTGCTGCTGGCCCCTACCGCCTCCAATGCGCTGATGACGCTGCACGTGACCTACTTGGTCGGCAGCGTCAACGAGGGCCTGGGCGAAGGCGGCATGGCGCACCTGCTGGAGCACATGCTGTTTAAGGGCACGCCCACCAACAAAGACATTCCGGCCCTGCTGCGCGAGCGCGGAGCCAACGCCAACGCCGATACCCACGCCGAATACACCGATTACCACGCCACCCTGAACGCCACCAAAGCCAATTTAGACTTTCTGACGGGTTTGGAAGCCGACCGGATGGTCAACAGCTTGATTCGGCCAGAAGACCTCGCCAGCGAACTCAAAGTGGTCATCAACGAGTTCGACAACGGCGAGAACAATCCGGGAAATTTGCTGTTCAAGGCCACTCAGCAAGCCGCCTTTGAATTTCACCCGATTGGCCGCAGCGTCATCGGCAACCGCTCGGAAGTCATCAGTGTTCCGGCCAGCAGCCTCAAGACCTTTTACCAGAAGTACTACCAGCCGGACAACGCGGTGGTGACGCTGACGGGCAACTTCGATCCGCAGTACGCCTTGGAGCGGCTTGGAGCCACCTTCGGCAAAATCGCCAAGCCGGTTCGCAGCGCCAGCACCACCCTGACCAAGGACTACACCGTGGAACCGCCACAAAGCGGTGAGCGCACCGTCAGCATTCGGCGGGTGGGCGCTTCACCGCTGCTGATCAACAGCTACCACGCGCCCGCCGAAACCCACCCCAACAACGCCGCGCTGAGCATGTTGGCGGCGGTGCTGAGCGAGCAGCCCGACGGCAGGCTGTATCAGAAATTGGTCGCCAGCAAGTTGGCGGTGGGCGCGGGCATGAACGTGGACTCGTACAACGTACCGGGCCTGACGAGCTTCGTGGTCAGCCTCGCGCCGGACGGGGACGTAACCAAGGCCAGAGCCGCCCTGCAAGGCGTGCTGGACGGTATCGCCAAAGACCCCATCACCGACGCCGACGTGACCCGCATCAAAAACCAAGTCATCGCTTACATTAACCGCCTCTCCGCCGACCCTGCTGCCACCGCCGAAGGAATCATTTCGGGGCTGCCGACAGGAGATTGGCGCACCTTTTTTGCTCAGCGCGACGCTTTTTTGGCGGTCACGGCGGCGGATGTTAACCGCATGGCGCAGACGTACCTGAAGGCCAGCAACCTGACGGCGGGCACTTTTTATCCCACCCTCAAGCCCGATCTGGTGACGGTGCCGATTGCGCCGAGCGTGGCCGAGACCTTAAAGAACTTCAAGCCGCGTGCCGCGCAGGCGCAGGGCGAGAATTTGAACACCGCTCCTGCGGCGTTGGAAGCCCGCGTAGAGCGACTCACCTTGCCGAGCGGCGTCAAAGCGGCCTACCTGAAAAAGGCCGTTCAGGGCAACCGGGTGCTGCTCAGCCTCAATCTCGACTTTGGCAACGAAGCCAGCGAGAGCGGCGTCCGCACCCGCGACGCGGCGGGTTACATCGACAGCCTGCTGCTGCGCGGCTCCGAGAATCTGAGCATTCAGCAACTGCGCGACCAGCTTGCTAAGCTCAACGCCACCCTCAGCATCAGCGGCGGCTCGACGGGCCTGAACCTCAGCGTAACCTCGCCGCCGGAGAATCTGGCCGCCGCCATGACGCTGGCCCGCACGGTGCTGCGCGAACCGCTGTGGCCCGAAAGCGACTTTGAAGACCTCAAGAGGGGCACGCTCAGCAACTTGGAAAGCGCCAAGACCGAACCCAACGCGCTGGCAAGCGTCGCGCTGGGCCGCGCTTTTATGCCGGAAGGCACCAAGCGTGGCAGCCGTTTTTATGGCCGCACCTTTGACGAGCGCATCGAAGACCAGAAAGCGCTGACCCTGGCCGATGTCAAAGCGGCTTACACCAAGTTGTGGGGCCTGTCGTCGTCGGCGCAGCTCGCAGTCGTGGGGCCACTGGACAAAGCGGTGGTGGAGAGCAGCGTCAGTCAGCTGCTGGCGGGCTGGACTTCCGGCGTGCCGTACCAGCGCCTGAGCAGCCCGCTGGTGATCGCCAAGCCGCAAACCCTGAGCATTCAGGTGGCCGACAAAACCGGCGCGGTGCTGCGGGCCTCGCAAAACTTTGCACTCAAAAATACCGATCCCGATTACGCGCCGCTGCTGATTGCCGTGCAGATTCTGGGCGGTGACGGCCTGTCCTCGCGCCTTGCCGACCGGATTCGCCAAAAGGAAGGACTGAGCTATTCGTCTGGTGCCAGTATCAGCGTAGACACCGATGAAGCGCTGGGCAGCTTCGACGTGTCAGCTACCGCTTCACCCAAAGATTTGGGCAAGGTGGAGACCGCCATCCGCGAGGAAGTCGCCCGCGCCCTCAAGGACGGTTTCACGGCCAGCGAGGTCAGCAAAGTGCAGGCCGCCATTGCTCAGGCCACCGCTGCCAACCGCAGCGACGACGGCAACTTACTGGGGGCGCTGGCTTCGCAACTGTACTACGGTCAGACCTTTGCCGACAGCGCCCAATTGGACGCCCGCATTCAGGCCGTGACTCCGGCCAGCGCTCTGGCGGCATTTAAGAAATACGTCGATCCCAGCAAGTTGGTGGTGGTTAAGGCGGGGAGCTTTTAG
- a CDS encoding Asp23/Gls24 family envelope stress response protein, with protein MNGTIQISEAALASLIGLTAHEIPGVVGMAPANLKEGLQRVLGRAQARDGVVIVKDGGKTSADLYVVMAYGVNIPAVAQNIAERVEHTVKTQAGLELSSTRVHAVGVRHV; from the coding sequence GTGAACGGAACCATTCAAATCAGCGAGGCGGCGCTCGCCTCTTTAATCGGCCTGACGGCCCACGAAATTCCCGGCGTGGTGGGCATGGCCCCGGCCAACCTCAAAGAAGGCCTCCAGCGCGTGCTGGGCCGTGCTCAGGCCCGTGACGGCGTGGTAATCGTCAAAGACGGCGGCAAGACCAGCGCCGACCTTTACGTGGTGATGGCTTACGGCGTCAACATTCCAGCGGTGGCCCAAAACATCGCCGAGCGAGTCGAACACACCGTCAAAACGCAAGCGGGTCTGGAACTCAGCTCCACTCGCGTTCACGCCGTGGGAGTGCGCCATGTCTGA
- a CDS encoding outer membrane beta-barrel protein: MYGLNPPLKTLFALLCLTLPAASAQAAPAALPFSYTNFQLGLLGGYADGRSVQVFANYNNLAGPLGLRLSVGRSSKEGGFDEDADLGLLGTLREQRKSGLISSERASALFFGLGATYDLGQQIPGLETSFYGGLRYGRFNSRLTYKGGQYTDYSSSALGVGLGSQAAYLLTNSLSVVGDVGVDQYSRSGPIVSRDDRNNTDTFKPGEGGYDTINKAVKRPGTVLKVMLGVRYSF; encoded by the coding sequence ATGTACGGGCTGAACCCACCGCTGAAGACCTTGTTCGCTCTTCTTTGCCTCACTCTTCCGGCAGCCAGCGCCCAAGCCGCCCCAGCTGCATTGCCCTTTTCTTACACCAACTTTCAACTCGGTCTGCTCGGCGGGTACGCAGATGGCCGCAGCGTGCAGGTGTTTGCCAATTACAATAACCTCGCCGGCCCGCTGGGGCTACGGCTGAGTGTGGGCCGCAGCAGCAAGGAGGGCGGTTTTGACGAAGACGCCGACTTGGGCTTACTCGGCACCCTTAGAGAGCAGAGGAAGAGCGGCCTGATCAGCAGCGAGCGGGCCAGCGCCCTCTTTTTCGGTTTGGGGGCGACCTATGACCTCGGCCAGCAAATTCCGGGTTTGGAAACCAGCTTCTACGGCGGGCTGCGCTATGGCCGGTTCAACTCGCGCCTGACCTACAAAGGCGGCCAGTACACCGATTATTCCAGCAGCGCTTTGGGGGTGGGCCTCGGCTCTCAGGCAGCCTACTTGCTGACCAATTCGCTCAGCGTAGTGGGCGACGTGGGAGTAGATCAGTATTCGAGGAGCGGCCCTATCGTCAGCCGTGACGACAGAAATAACACCGACACCTTCAAGCCCGGTGAGGGCGGCTACGACACGATCAATAAAGCCGTCAAGCGCCCCGGCACGGTGCTGAAGGTGATGCTGGGCGTGAGATACAGCTTTTAG
- the murI gene encoding glutamate racemase: protein MTSFSPALQRPIGVFDSGMGGLSVLSELRRALPHQDFVYLADTAHVPYGSRSEAEVRTLTTACTDWLRQQGCAGAVIACNTASAFSLDFLRARYGHTLPIVGLVPALKPAVAATQSGTVAVLATPVTLRGALLEEVIQQFAVPARVRVLRLSHPELVPLVEAGEADSPRTRAALREALAPAAAAGADQLVLGCTHFPFLASSIRAEFGNTFALLDSGAAVARRTVQVLGSVASDVSGEVRYFATGNPVEVASVMAALLGHTVKVEHAELNQLTQESVAR from the coding sequence ATGACCTCTTTTTCTCCCGCACTTCAGCGGCCCATCGGGGTATTCGATTCGGGCATGGGCGGTTTGAGCGTGCTGAGCGAACTCAGGCGGGCGCTGCCGCATCAGGATTTCGTGTATCTGGCCGACACGGCCCACGTGCCTTACGGCAGCCGCTCAGAGGCCGAAGTCCGAACCCTGACCACCGCCTGCACCGATTGGTTGCGTCAGCAGGGCTGCGCGGGCGCGGTGATCGCCTGCAACACCGCCAGCGCCTTTAGCCTCGACTTTTTGCGGGCGCGGTACGGCCACACCTTGCCAATCGTGGGCCTCGTTCCAGCGCTCAAGCCAGCGGTGGCGGCCACTCAGAGCGGCACGGTGGCGGTGCTGGCCACACCGGTCACGCTGCGTGGGGCGCTCTTGGAAGAGGTGATTCAGCAGTTCGCGGTGCCCGCTAGGGTGCGGGTGCTGCGCCTGAGTCACCCTGAATTGGTGCCGCTGGTCGAAGCCGGAGAAGCCGACTCGCCGCGAACGCGGGCCGCTTTGCGTGAGGCTCTAGCGCCCGCTGCCGCTGCTGGAGCCGACCAGCTGGTGCTGGGCTGCACGCATTTTCCCTTTCTGGCGAGTAGTATCCGAGCCGAGTTTGGGAACACCTTCGCGCTGCTCGACTCCGGCGCGGCAGTGGCCCGGCGCACGGTGCAGGTGCTGGGAAGTGTAGCCTCAGACGTTTCTGGAGAGGTGCGTTACTTCGCCACCGGAAACCCTGTCGAGGTCGCGTCCGTGATGGCGGCTTTGCTGGGCCACACGGTGAAGGTCGAACACGCCGAGTTAAACCAACTTACACAAGAGAGTGTTGCCAGATGA
- the rph gene encoding ribonuclease PH, with protein sequence MRQDRFADQARPLKVSRNINAYAEGSALVELGQTKVLATVSVDQKVPPHMRGKKEGWLMAEYLMLPRATHDRQNRERNMQNGRRHEIQRLLGRSFRSVTDLRSFKNQTLIIDCDVLQADGGTRVTSLLAGYAALFDLSDRLIRKGTLSEWPLLHELGAVSVGYVGGELLVDLEYSEDMQASADLNVVATSKGLILEAQGGAEGQPIAPQQYMELLNAGIKAAGELSRALHAQL encoded by the coding sequence ATGAGACAAGACCGCTTTGCCGATCAAGCCCGCCCCCTCAAAGTCAGCCGCAACATCAACGCTTACGCCGAGGGCAGCGCTCTGGTGGAACTCGGTCAGACGAAGGTGCTGGCCACCGTGTCCGTTGATCAGAAAGTGCCGCCCCACATGCGTGGCAAGAAAGAAGGCTGGCTGATGGCCGAGTACCTAATGCTTCCGCGTGCCACCCATGACCGCCAAAACCGCGAGCGCAATATGCAAAATGGGCGTCGGCACGAGATTCAGCGCCTCCTGGGCCGCTCGTTTCGCTCGGTCACCGACCTGCGCTCCTTCAAAAACCAGACCCTGATTATCGACTGCGACGTGCTGCAAGCCGACGGCGGCACCCGCGTGACCAGTCTGCTGGCCGGATACGCGGCCCTGTTCGACCTCTCCGACCGCCTGATTCGCAAAGGTACGCTCAGCGAGTGGCCGCTGCTGCACGAGTTGGGAGCAGTGAGCGTGGGCTACGTGGGCGGCGAATTGTTGGTCGATCTCGAATACAGCGAGGACATGCAGGCCAGCGCTGACCTCAACGTGGTGGCCACCTCCAAGGGCCTGATTCTGGAAGCGCAGGGCGGCGCGGAAGGCCAGCCGATTGCTCCGCAGCAGTATATGGAACTGCTCAACGCGGGCATCAAGGCGGCGGGCGAGTTGTCGCGGGCGCTTCACGCGCAGCTGTGA
- a CDS encoding NUDIX domain-containing protein: MVTRLSAEAELLAFDHVPDDSGVQVPAGGVELGETPAEAASRECREETGRTGFGAPLYLGSVVWINAEHQKREMRHFFRLASPPGLPGTWDHRADEQLFRFRWVPLSNPKLDWNFDAFLPTGVIQ, encoded by the coding sequence ATGGTCACACGCCTTTCTGCTGAAGCTGAATTGCTCGCCTTTGACCACGTCCCCGACGACTCCGGCGTGCAAGTTCCGGCGGGCGGCGTGGAACTGGGCGAAACACCTGCCGAGGCCGCCAGCCGCGAATGCCGAGAAGAAACCGGACGCACTGGCTTCGGGGCTCCGCTGTATCTGGGCAGCGTCGTATGGATCAACGCCGAGCATCAAAAACGCGAGATGCGGCACTTCTTTCGGCTCGCCTCGCCGCCTGGCTTGCCCGGAACCTGGGATCACCGCGCCGACGAGCAGTTGTTCCGGTTTCGCTGGGTGCCGCTGAGCAACCCCAAATTAGATTGGAATTTTGACGCTTTCCTTCCCACAGGAGTAATTCAATGA
- a CDS encoding DAK2 domain-containing protein encodes MLRYATDWLGVYREQVNALNVYPVPDGDTGTNMHLTMQSVRRELDTCDERVMSSVARAISYGALLGARGNSGVILSQLLKGFAETIKDASQVDAKLLISALNAAQKSGYGAVMKPVEGTILSVARGVAEGAKGETPDAVLEQALFSGQAMLDKTPDMLPALKQAGVVDSGGQGYLYLLEGMLGQLRGDQLPPEPEVTHYAQQQFENEEFGFCTEFLMSEATQPIEAIRELVTPFGDSLLVVGAEGYVKGHIHTNRPDELLAAVGRHGKMLKTKVEDMSEQHTEILGMAGAAARAEEEVPPSGLVAVANGYGVVKVFRSLGARIVSGGQTANPSVQDIVDAVRSVSAEKVLVLPNNKNVLMAAQKAAELLDGRAVVIPTRTLGQGMGAALSFQASENAADLAAQMEEAAKSVTTLEVTRASRATVITTAAGKELHIADGDVIGLQDDELVQAGGSPEDAVLEMLRAAHQGQEVVAVFGGPQKSQADLEALAERISSEFAEVEVETHAGGPDLYDYLVTLE; translated from the coding sequence ATGCTGCGCTACGCCACCGATTGGCTGGGCGTCTACCGCGAGCAGGTCAACGCGCTCAACGTCTATCCGGTGCCCGACGGCGACACCGGCACCAATATGCACCTGACCATGCAGTCGGTGCGGCGCGAACTCGACACCTGCGACGAGCGCGTCATGAGCAGCGTGGCCCGCGCCATCAGCTACGGCGCACTGCTGGGCGCGCGCGGCAACAGCGGCGTGATCCTGAGCCAGCTCCTCAAAGGCTTTGCTGAGACCATCAAGGACGCCTCCCAAGTCGATGCCAAGTTACTGATCAGCGCCCTGAACGCCGCCCAGAAAAGCGGCTACGGCGCGGTGATGAAGCCGGTGGAAGGCACCATCTTGTCGGTGGCACGCGGCGTCGCTGAGGGGGCAAAGGGAGAAACGCCCGACGCGGTGCTGGAGCAGGCCCTCTTTTCCGGACAGGCCATGCTCGACAAGACCCCCGACATGCTTCCGGCGCTCAAGCAGGCTGGCGTGGTCGACAGCGGCGGGCAAGGCTACCTGTATTTGCTGGAGGGAATGCTCGGCCAGTTGCGCGGCGATCAGTTACCGCCCGAGCCGGAAGTCACCCACTACGCCCAGCAGCAGTTTGAAAACGAGGAATTCGGCTTTTGCACCGAGTTCTTGATGAGCGAGGCCACCCAGCCGATTGAAGCCATCCGCGAGCTGGTCACGCCGTTTGGCGACAGCCTCTTGGTGGTGGGCGCGGAGGGTTACGTCAAGGGCCACATCCACACCAACCGCCCTGACGAGTTGCTGGCGGCAGTGGGCCGGCACGGCAAGATGCTCAAAACCAAAGTCGAGGACATGTCCGAGCAGCACACCGAAATTCTGGGCATGGCGGGCGCAGCAGCGCGGGCCGAGGAAGAAGTGCCGCCGAGCGGCTTGGTGGCGGTGGCCAACGGCTACGGGGTGGTCAAGGTGTTCCGTTCACTAGGAGCGCGAATCGTTTCGGGCGGGCAGACCGCCAATCCCAGCGTGCAGGACATTGTGGACGCGGTGCGGAGTGTCAGCGCCGAGAAAGTTTTGGTGCTACCCAACAACAAAAACGTGCTGATGGCCGCTCAGAAAGCCGCCGAACTCTTGGATGGCCGCGCCGTGGTCATTCCCACCCGCACCTTGGGACAGGGCATGGGCGCGGCGCTGAGCTTTCAGGCCAGTGAGAATGCCGCCGACCTCGCCGCGCAGATGGAGGAAGCTGCCAAGAGTGTCACCACGCTGGAGGTCACGCGGGCCAGCCGGGCCACCGTCATCACCACGGCGGCGGGCAAGGAGCTGCACATTGCCGACGGCGACGTGATCGGCCTGCAAGACGATGAACTGGTGCAGGCAGGCGGCTCACCTGAAGATGCGGTGCTGGAGATGCTGAGAGCGGCCCACCAGGGCCAGGAAGTCGTGGCCGTGTTCGGCGGGCCACAAAAATCGCAGGCCGACTTGGAAGCGCTGGCCGAGCGCATCAGCAGCGAATTTGCCGAGGTGGAAGTCGAAACCCACGCGGGCGGGCCCGATTTGTACGACTACCTGGTGACTCTGGAATAA
- a CDS encoding cytochrome P450: MPPAPPTLPLTDPAFVQNPYPLLSEWRDTTPIFYDAAIKQTVFLRYDDISGILRDKRFGRTLTHLYSRDELGWPPPDPAQAHFDAFNGNHMLDSEGAKHTRLRSLVGKAFTPRRVETLQPRIEAMLEEYLSQLGPSFDVVADYAEPLPVRVIAELLGVPEAERGLLRPWSAAIVKLYEPNYSADQQTEAESAVVEFSALIRRLAAQRRAEPKDDLITALVQVEDGGQKLSESELTDTCILLLNAGHEASVNGLSAGVLALLRQPEKWAELVEAAQSEDSLPLFRTAVEELLRFDTPLPMFERYVLEDLEWNGTPLKMGDQVALIYASGNRDPRRFEKPDELRLSRDPNPHLTFGLGKHYCLGAPLARLELALSLRALVRHAPTLRLTDATAASEYVGGFVIRGLSRLDVCI; this comes from the coding sequence ATGCCTCCCGCGCCCCCCACTCTGCCGCTGACCGATCCGGCCTTTGTCCAGAATCCTTACCCGCTGCTCTCGGAATGGCGCGACACCACGCCGATTTTTTACGACGCGGCCATCAAGCAGACCGTTTTCCTGCGCTACGACGACATCTCCGGCATCCTGCGCGACAAGCGTTTTGGGCGCACCCTCACCCACCTGTACTCCCGCGACGAACTCGGCTGGCCGCCGCCCGACCCGGCGCAGGCGCACTTCGACGCCTTCAACGGCAACCACATGCTCGATTCCGAGGGCGCAAAGCATACACGTTTGCGCTCGCTGGTGGGCAAAGCCTTCACGCCGCGCCGGGTGGAAACTTTGCAGCCGCGCATCGAGGCGATGCTGGAAGAGTACCTGAGTCAGTTGGGGCCGAGCTTTGACGTGGTGGCCGATTACGCCGAGCCGCTGCCGGTGCGGGTGATTGCCGAACTGCTGGGCGTGCCGGAAGCCGAGCGCGGTTTGCTGCGCCCCTGGTCGGCGGCCATTGTCAAGCTGTATGAGCCGAACTACAGCGCCGACCAGCAAACTGAGGCCGAGAGTGCGGTGGTGGAATTCAGCGCCCTGATTCGCCGCCTCGCTGCCCAGCGCCGGGCCGAGCCAAAAGATGACCTGATCACCGCGCTGGTGCAAGTCGAAGACGGCGGCCAGAAGCTGAGCGAGTCCGAGTTGACCGACACCTGCATTCTGCTGCTCAACGCCGGACATGAAGCCAGCGTCAACGGCCTGTCGGCGGGCGTGCTGGCGCTGCTGAGGCAACCGGAGAAGTGGGCCGAGCTGGTGGAGGCGGCTCAATCCGAAGACAGCCTGCCCCTCTTCCGCACCGCCGTGGAGGAGCTGCTGCGCTTCGATACCCCGCTGCCGATGTTCGAGCGCTACGTGTTGGAGGATTTGGAATGGAACGGCACGCCGCTCAAGATGGGTGATCAAGTGGCCCTGATCTACGCCAGCGGTAACCGCGACCCGCGCCGCTTTGAGAAGCCTGACGAGCTGCGCCTGAGCCGTGACCCCAATCCGCACCTGACCTTCGGGCTGGGCAAACATTACTGCCTCGGTGCGCCGCTGGCCCGCTTGGAGTTGGCCCTCAGCTTGCGGGCACTGGTTCGCCACGCGCCGACGCTGCGGCTGACTGATGCCACCGCCGCGTCGGAGTACGTGGGCGGCTTTGTGATTCGGGGGCTGAGCCGGTTGGACGTGTGTATTTAG
- a CDS encoding chloride channel protein yields MPSRSPLRLPRRPLKPLKVTLNTARFNSALRPPLNAPLRRTVRSRIETGRLVLYSVVAGALVGVLGIGLRLLLAQVLDWGAAITGYSPPGTPGEGGLLMAFGEALPYGLLALPVVAVLAAWLTQGSPSDPLSETVSAYHRRGGTRLSTQLRLLGANLLGYGVGLPIGRDSTFTALGGFSARLLARFGRISVAEDRQLTLASVAAALGLVLHAPLVAAVLLAEVLYRRFEFEFEVLMPCVLASVSAYAVYGLAFGASPLFDVPTLQAPSALQLPLYALIALVTTAVAWVGVWLSRLWPQNWLSGWPRLVWAGLFGLATAAAAFYFTPAVLGGGAGWAQLSLSGFLGGEALAGGGWKWVLLALGVRLGFGGGVLPSVATGALIGVGLNATLPTPLDPTVCALVAAGAYLTVTLNIPLAAALLAATWGGDALLPAALISSGIAHLLSGQLGYVEGQLRDRRAAELQVITPTTTILSAAPPQSSEDAFYRVAVPPAWLGARISLLSLPSGAQVVGLERGETILSATPDLKLENGDVLDIVASDAAFGELRELLNLG; encoded by the coding sequence GTGCCTTCCCGCTCTCCTCTGCGTTTACCGCGCCGCCCGCTCAAACCGCTCAAAGTCACGCTGAATACTGCCCGTTTCAACTCAGCGCTGAGGCCGCCGCTGAACGCTCCACTTCGGCGCACTGTCCGCAGCCGCATTGAAACGGGGCGGCTGGTGCTGTACAGCGTGGTGGCGGGCGCGTTGGTGGGCGTGCTGGGCATTGGGCTGCGCTTACTTCTGGCACAAGTCCTCGACTGGGGCGCGGCCATCACCGGCTACAGTCCGCCCGGCACTCCCGGCGAGGGGGGCCTGCTGATGGCCTTTGGCGAGGCGCTGCCTTACGGCCTGCTGGCTTTGCCCGTGGTGGCGGTGCTGGCAGCGTGGCTGACGCAGGGCAGTCCTTCCGACCCGCTTTCCGAGACGGTCAGCGCTTACCACCGGCGCGGCGGCACCCGGCTGAGTACCCAGCTGCGCCTCTTGGGAGCCAATTTGCTGGGCTACGGCGTGGGTCTGCCGATTGGTCGGGACTCTACTTTTACGGCGCTGGGCGGCTTCTCGGCGCGGCTGCTGGCCCGATTTGGGCGCATCAGCGTGGCCGAAGACCGCCAACTGACTTTGGCGAGCGTGGCCGCCGCGCTGGGGCTGGTGCTGCACGCGCCGCTGGTCGCCGCCGTGCTGCTGGCCGAGGTGCTGTACCGCCGATTCGAATTTGAATTTGAAGTGCTGATGCCCTGCGTGCTGGCGTCGGTCAGCGCTTACGCGGTCTACGGGCTGGCGTTCGGCGCAAGCCCGCTGTTTGACGTGCCGACGTTGCAAGCCCCCAGCGCCCTGCAATTGCCGCTCTACGCGCTGATTGCGCTGGTCACCACCGCAGTCGCCTGGGTGGGTGTCTGGCTCTCGCGCCTGTGGCCGCAGAATTGGCTGAGCGGCTGGCCGCGTCTAGTCTGGGCGGGGCTGTTCGGGCTGGCAACAGCGGCAGCGGCGTTTTATTTCACCCCAGCGGTGCTGGGCGGCGGCGCAGGCTGGGCGCAGCTCTCACTCTCGGGCTTTTTGGGCGGCGAGGCGCTGGCGGGCGGCGGCTGGAAATGGGTGCTGCTGGCACTCGGGGTGCGGCTGGGCTTCGGAGGCGGGGTGCTGCCCTCGGTGGCCACCGGCGCTTTGATCGGGGTGGGGCTCAACGCCACTTTGCCCACTCCGCTCGATCCCACCGTCTGCGCTCTGGTGGCGGCGGGAGCCTACCTCACCGTGACACTCAATATCCCGCTGGCCGCCGCCCTGCTGGCCGCGACGTGGGGCGGCGACGCCCTGCTGCCTGCCGCGCTGATCTCGTCGGGAATCGCTCACCTGCTCAGCGGCCAACTCGGTTACGTGGAAGGACAGTTGCGCGACCGCCGCGCCGCCGAGTTGCAAGTCATCACCCCGACCACCACCATTCTCAGCGCCGCGCCGCCGCAGAGCAGCGAAGACGCCTTTTACCGCGTGGCTGTGCCGCCCGCTTGGCTGGGCGCACGCATCAGTTTGCTGAGTTTGCCGAGCGGAGCGCAGGTGGTGGGCTTGGAGCGCGGCGAAACGATTCTCAGCGCCACCCCCGACCTTAAATTGGAGAACGGCGACGTGCTGGACATCGTGGCCAGCGACGCCGCTTTCGGTGAGTTGCGCGAACTGCTGAATCTGGGGTGA